CGAACATACCCATGGCGTTGAGGATTTTTTTGATTTTTTACGGGCGACGTCGTGGGCGGCCGTCTGTGCGGAAACCGGGTTGAGCGAGGACGCTCTGCGCGCGGCGGCAGCGGTCTACATGGCTGCCGAACGGGTGATTGGCGTATATGGTATGGGGCTGACGCAGCAGGTGCATGGCTCGACCAATGTCGGCATGCTGGTGAATTTTCTGTTACTGCGCGGCAATATCGGCCGCCCCGGTGCCGGTTGTTGTCCGGTGCGCGGCCACTCCAACGTGCAGGGGCAGCGCACGGTGGGCATCGCGGAAAAAGCGGCACTCGTTCCCATGGACAAGCTGCGCACCCTCTTTGACTTCGAACCACCGCAACAAGACGGTATGCACATCGTCGAGGTCGGCGAGGCCCTGCTGCGTGGCGAGGTGGCGGCCACGATCAGCCTGGGCGGCAATCTGGTCAGGGCAATGCCTGACATTGCGCGCTTGCAGGAGGTGTGGCCGCAGCAGCAACTGACGGTGACGGTGTCGACCAAGCTCAATCGCAGTCATTTGTATCCGGGCAAGGAAGCCTACATCCTTCCTTGCCTGTCGCGTGTGGAAGTCGACAAGCAGGCGACGGGGAATCAAACCGTGACCATCGAAGACAGCTTCTCCATGATCCACCCTTCCATCGGTCATCGCGAACCGGCTTCGCCGCAGCTGCGCTCGGAGCTGGCCATTGTGGCGGGCATTGCCAAAGCGACCCTGGAGCTCAGTCCCAAGCTGCTCTGGGACGACTGGCAGGCAGATTATGGTCGGGTACGCGATCTGATCGCGGCTACCTATCCAGAGGATTTCCATGACTTCAACGCCCGCATTCAAAAGCCCGGTGGCTTTTGGCGAGTCAATGCGGCGCGCGAGCGAGTCTGGAAGACTCCCAGAGGTAAGGCCGAATTCACTGTGCCGGAACGCCTCAATGCCCTCGATTTTGCCGATGCGCCGGGTCGCTACCGGCTCATCACCCTGCGCTCCAACGATCAGTTCAATACCACCGTCTATGGCTATTCCGATCGCTTTCGCGGCATCGAGGGCACGCGCGATGTGCTCCTCATGAACGCCGCGGATATCGCCGATGCTGGCCTGCATCCCGGGCAAAAGGTTTCGCTGCTCAGTGACACGGCGGATGGTATAGAGCGCCGCGTGGACGGTCTGGAACTCGTATCTTTCGAGATCCCCCGCGGTACCGTTGCCGGGTATTACCCCGAGCTGAATCCGCTGATTCCCCTCTCGGAGCACGATAAGCTCTCGAAAACGCCCGCCTCCAAGGGGATCGCGGTGCGTCTGGCGAGCTGATCGGACGGCGATCTCAGAACTGATAGCTGAGATCGATGTTGACCGAGCGCCCCGGTCCAGGCAGGCGGATGCCATAGACAAACGGCGTCTGCCCTAGGTATACCCCGCCGAGGGGCTGGTAATAAAGCTGGTTGAGCAGGTTTTCCAGGCGCAGGCTGGCCTGCCAGGCGCCGGAGTGGAAGCGTGTGCCAATCTCCAACAGCCCATAACCTGGTGTCTGCAGCTCATTGCGCAGGGGATCGACCCGGGTCTCGCTGGCGACCAGGGTTTCCCGGATCCAGTTTTCCCAGTGACCCCAGTCCTGACGTAGGGTGAGGCTGCCATTGAGGGGCATGACCCGGTAGAGCGGCACATCGAGGCTGAGATTCTCGCCATGGCTGTAGGCCACCTTTCCGTCGAGGAAAAAGTCCCCCCACTGCTGGCGGTGCAGTAGTCGTGTCTTTCCTTGCAGATCGATCCCCCAGATCAGGGCATTCTGGTTGTGGTATTGCAGGTTCACGAAGCCGCTTTCTGCGCTTCGGTTGGCGACGGTACAGGCCCCGCCCAGGCTCGTTGAGCAGCGCTCTACCCCGATGTAGTTCTGGATATAATTCACGTACGGAGTGAGCCGCAGATCCCAGTGCGCCTCTTGCAGGTGCAGGCTGGCGCTGAAGGTGTTACTGGTCTGCGCGCGCAGGCGCAGGTTGCCGATGTAACCGTTGCCATCCCCGGAGAAGCTGTTCATGAACATCGCCATCTGGTTGCTGGACCAGGGATAGAGCTCATAAAGGCCGGGCGCCTGGACGTTGCGTGCGTAGCCCAGCTCCAGTGCCGTCGATGCGCTGGGGTGGTATTGGAGAATGGCGCTGAGATCCCAGTTGCTGAAGCTGCGGGAGCGATCGGCGGCATTGAATTGTCCAGGCACGGAGCCCGGCATAGCCGGGTTCCCATACATCATGGGGTTGTAGCCTTGCACCGGCCCGCTATTCATGTCTACCGCGTCAAAACGCAGACCCAGGCGACTCATCCACTCCGGACTCCAGTGGTGCGACCAGTCGGCGAAGACGTCGTAGTGATTCTGTCGACCATCGCGGATATTCCAGAAGGTACCCGGGCCCATCATCCGACTGCCCGGTACTGGCGTCCACCAATCGTTCAGGTGGTAACGGGAAATCTCGATTCCGGTACGCAACA
This sequence is a window from Acidithiobacillus sp. AMEEHan. Protein-coding genes within it:
- a CDS encoding FdhF/YdeP family oxidoreductase, which encodes MNLPQPPAGGWGSVEGIVHIYGESWATPAALETLARLNKPGGSMCTSCAWPKPVNYHPFEFCENGAKAILWDTTSARCTPRFWDSHTVTELRGWSDHDLEKTGRLTAPLRYDREQDRYVEVSWDEAYSAIGQTLRRLPRAQVVFYASGHAGLEASYLYALLARVYGNNNLPQSSNMCHETTSVGLKRVIGSPVGTVIWEDLAEADCFFFFGQNPGVNSPRFLHPLKDAKKRGAKIITFNPVREQGLVGFVDPSSVSDMLSGRETQISDQYHQLRAGSDIAALTGLCKAVLEADESQGGTVIDHAFLAEHTHGVEDFFDFLRATSWAAVCAETGLSEDALRAAAAVYMAAERVIGVYGMGLTQQVHGSTNVGMLVNFLLLRGNIGRPGAGCCPVRGHSNVQGQRTVGIAEKAALVPMDKLRTLFDFEPPQQDGMHIVEVGEALLRGEVAATISLGGNLVRAMPDIARLQEVWPQQQLTVTVSTKLNRSHLYPGKEAYILPCLSRVEVDKQATGNQTVTIEDSFSMIHPSIGHREPASPQLRSELAIVAGIAKATLELSPKLLWDDWQADYGRVRDLIAATYPEDFHDFNARIQKPGGFWRVNAARERVWKTPRGKAEFTVPERLNALDFADAPGRYRLITLRSNDQFNTTVYGYSDRFRGIEGTRDVLLMNAADIADAGLHPGQKVSLLSDTADGIERRVDGLELVSFEIPRGTVAGYYPELNPLIPLSEHDKLSKTPASKGIAVRLAS
- a CDS encoding TonB-dependent receptor; translation: MRFLIYLAMISVSVLVHAETAKPTTIDPNPLLVQVQVHDRTEVGQQTKVFRHPANAADSSHLLDFVSGTQSIASGGVSALPYLNGLAGSNLNLRVDGISIPNACPNQMIPPLSYLPPNQVGEITIYPTVAPVSVTSNALGGTVLVSSAAPVFASPAQAYTYGGSVSAFYQSNGDIHGENLSVYGATPHFSIQYAGSLSQGDNYQAGKGFKPATPNIPAKTVGSTAFRSENQSVTLAGRWKTQELTLRISHQHIPYEGYPNVRMDLTDNQQTSFNLHYRGGFHWGFVDARLYNVLIQHEMNFLPDKITPMAAEMPMYTQGVKNGLRLEFGLDLSPQDLLRTGIEISRYHLNDWWTPVPGSRMMGPGTFWNIRDGRQNHYDVFADWSHHWSPEWMSRLGLRFDAVDMNSGPVQGYNPMMYGNPAMPGSVPGQFNAADRSRSFSNWDLSAILQYHPSASTALELGYARNVQAPGLYELYPWSSNQMAMFMNSFSGDGNGYIGNLRLRAQTSNTFSASLHLQEAHWDLRLTPYVNYIQNYIGVERCSTSLGGACTVANRSAESGFVNLQYHNQNALIWGIDLQGKTRLLHRQQWGDFFLDGKVAYSHGENLSLDVPLYRVMPLNGSLTLRQDWGHWENWIRETLVASETRVDPLRNELQTPGYGLLEIGTRFHSGAWQASLRLENLLNQLYYQPLGGVYLGQTPFVYGIRLPGPGRSVNIDLSYQF